From the Paenibacillus sp. R14(2021) genome, the window CGCATTGCTGAAAGCTTCCTGCACCATACGATAGATGCCGGCTTCCATAGCCGAAGGCAGTCGAATCTCTTTGCCGATCGTGTCAAACATCGTGCGAATTCTACTTTTCTCTTCATAGTCTTGAATATATTTACGCAGAGTAGGAACAAGTCCCAGGTCATCCAATGCCATCGGACGCAAGTTGAAAATAATCTTACGAATTTCTTCAATCCCGGAACGAACCTGACTCTTCAAATCTATTAATTCTTCGTGCACGATTTGAAATTCCTGCTTCACGAGCATTCTTTCTGCAATTTCCGTCCTAAGAACTAGGTTCGCAAGCGATTGTGCAGGACCATCGTGAATCTCCCGGGCGATCCTTTTGCGCTCTTCTTCCTGGGCCAAAATAATCTTCAGCCCGATCTGTTGTCTGTTCTTGGCGGACTCCAGAATGCGCGTCACTTGATTCAAGTCGCCGGACAAGTACTCCAGCACTACGTTAATCTGCGAAGCAATCGATTCTGCGCGCTCAATGGACTTCTCCACGCCGCGCACCCGCTGCTGCAGCTCATCCCGGCGCGCCTTGAGGTAGGTTTCCTTCTCTCGGAACACCATGAGCTCGAGCTGAAGCTGCGTCGCCTTCTCGTAGGCAGTTTTGATATCCTCTTCCTTGTATCGCACAAAATCCCGGCTGACCTCGGTTAACCGCATCCTTGCCCTGCGATACTCGAGCTCCAGCTGGTCGACCTTATCAATAATGGCCGCAGCCTCCGCGAGCACCTCGTTCAATTCCTGGCCGAGGGAAAACATTTCCTTGCGTGCCGACTCGCAAATCTCGAAAATCTGATATTTGCTGTCCTCCATCACAAGAACCGCGTTTTTGATCACCCGATCGATATCGTTTATACGATAATCCACGTTTTCTCGGCCTACTTTCTTCTAACTATTACTGCTATCATATCACAAATTTGGGCAAAGGCGCCCATCTCATTCGACGGTAATCGTGCCCAATTTGCCGTCCCAATTGACATGTAGGCCTAATTGCTCGGATACGAGACGGATCGGGACTAATGTACGTCCGCTGCGGGTGATCGGCGCTACATCCGACTGTTTTCGGGTTCCTGTCAGCACGTAATCCTGTTGTCCTACGCGCATTTCCAGCAATTGATTGCCTCTTAGCACCGTGACTCGCTTGAGCGCGGCATCCCAGTCTACTTGAGCGCCCATGGCCTCCGTGACGAACCGCAGCGGGAGATAGGTCGTCCCTTGCAGCAGGAGCGGAGCGACATCCAGCTTATAAGGCTGTCCGCCGACTGCAGCCGACTTCGAGCCAAGCTTCAGGTCAATCCGCTTATGCGGCGGCTCAGCCACGACCGCGGCGTACTGGAAGGCGATGTTGTCGTAGCCGATCGCCCCTGTCAGCTGGCGCTCGTCCTGGCCGTCCTCCAGCGATGCGACATAGAGTCGTTTCAGCGTAACCGGGTAAGCCATTTCGTCAGCCGGCAGGTTCACCTTGAGCGATTTCCAGCCCACCCAGTCCACCTGCTTCGCAAGCGTAACCAAATGTGCGGCACCCTTGCTGTCGATGAACTCCGCACGTACCCAGTTCAAGCTGCCGTCGCCCATGACGTCGATGCTCATGGCGGATGGATTGCCTTCTACCTTGCGGCCCGTACCGTTCAGAACGGCATATGCCGCTTTCGTCCCGCTTCCGTTCGTAAAATCATACTGCAGCTGCAGGACACCAGAAACATTAGTTCCTGGCAATCCCGTCACGACTGCAGCGGTACCCCCTACACCATTCGTACCCTGGAACGAAATTGGGTAGGTCTGGGTTTCAAAATTATCGAATTTTTTGTCAGTTCCTGTCGCCAGTACCGCCATCGACGAGAAACCATCATAATGAGCGATCACGTAGCCCGCAGCTGCATCCGGATTCACGCTGTCGATCGTCAGCACACCATCCTGCACTGTCCCCTTGAAGCCTCTCAGCTCCCATTTCACAGACGAAGAAGGCACCGTCAGCTTACGGCCGTCGTTCAACGTGACATGCACAGGTACGGACAACGTCTTGCCTTGTTCCAGAACGAGGGAGCTTGCATCCACTGACATCAAGGAAATCGCGTCGCCTCCGATAATTTCCACACCCCATTTATCGGTTACCTTACCGGACTTGACGGTGATTGTTGTTTGGCCTGCCTTGGTAGCCGTAAAGGTATTGCCCGCGAAAGCACCGAACGACGCGTTTGCGCTCCATTGCGGCGTCATCGTTCCCGGGTCTACCGGATTATAGAAGGTGTCGTACGCCTTCAGTGCGTATGAGGCTTGCTGTCCGATAAACAGCACGCTGCTGCCGCTGGCTTTGATCCCCATGAGCGGGCCGGCCGGTGCGGTCGAGAAGACCCCTAGTCCGTTCGCCACTTGGCGCTGCGTACTGCCGTACTCTGTAGGGAAGCTCAGCTGTGTTGCCGTCTCTCCCAGCGGACGCGATACCATTGTCGTCGAACCGCCGCCGTCCAAGTTCATTCCGCGCCATACGCCGAGCTTCACCATCAGCTGCTGCAGCTCCGCCAGCGTGACGCCTTGGCTGCTGCCGCTGTCTTCAACCGTAATAATCAGCACCTTCTGGCCGTCCTTCGTATAACCGAGGGCCGTGCGCGCCCGGTCGCTGTTGGGGCTGATGCTGCTCGTGCTGCGCGAGAATTTCGCCGCAGCTCCCTGGTCCACCAGAATCGTATGGCCGCCGATCAGCATTTGCAGCGCATTCGCGTCTACTTTCTGTCCCGTCGATTGCGCGATCAGGTTATAGCTCGCTGTTACAGCCGTTCCGATCTGCAGATGTTCGCGCGCATACTGCGCCGCTTTCCCGTGTGTGCGCAGAATGTAGCCGTCTGCCGGCACGGTGCCTGTAATCATCGCATTGTCGGCGAACTGCGTCACCACGCCGTTCTGGACCAGCACCTCCGTCGGCGTCGTCGAGCTGTCGCTCGCATCCGGCCGCGACTGCGTCCATGCGCTCGTATAAATATACATCGCGTTGGCATGGCTGTAGCCGTCGTCCGGCTCCGTCTTGTAGGCTGCCTTGTTGATGCCTGTCAGCGCGAAGGTCGTACCGTCCCCTGCAGTAACTGCCCCTTCGAAACTATAGGTATCAATCGTCGGCTTATGATCGGCTGTTACCGCGAACGCATACATCCCCGTCAGCTTGGAGGGGCTGACTACGAGCGAACCGCCTTGTACTTCTGCCCCAATCGGCGAGCCCTTCCCGTTCGCCGTATTGAAGTAATCACCGTTTACGCCCGCAACCGCTCCCGACTTGCTGACCATATTGCCGACCGAGCTCACGCCAGATACCGATCCGGCTTTGCCGTTCATAACGTCGAGCTTCACATATGGATTGTTCAAATCCACTTCAATGACATGTACATTGGAAAGCACAGCGCCTGCGCCAGGCTTGCTTGTCCACGAATAATCGACACGTTTCGCGCCGGCTGTAATCATTTCCTCGCTCACGCGAACCAGTTGCTGCTGCACCGCCATTTGAATGGCTGTATCGTTATCCGCGGCGGATGCAAAAGCGGGCAATGCTATCAATAAGGGCTGCGTCAGCAGCGCAGCTCCGAGTGTCCATACCAGTAATCGTCTGCCGTTTCTGACCGGCTTGTCGTTCTTCTTCCCTACGCTATGCATGTGTCTAGCAACTCTCCCATCTCGAAGTCTAGTAAGTTAGACTATGGAAAGCATGGAAAAGTTACGTCTGATAGAAGAGTCCTATCAACATCATTCAGGTGACAAAAAAAAGCTATCCATGTCGATTCGACAGGATAGCTCTCTTCCAATTAAATATCTAGAAAATCTACATAGGCGAGAAGCCGCTTTACCATTACGGCAGCTTCTGCGCGCGTTGCGTTTTTCTTTCCGCCGAACGTATTGGCCGTCTGGCCGTTGATAATGGCAGCTTCTACCGCTTTGGCCACATCGGACTGCGCCCATGTGCCGATTTTCCCGCGGTCCTTGAACTTCTTCAAGGTGTCGGCAGCATTACTCTTCAAGCTGATCTGGACGCCTGCAGCACTTGCAGCACGCACCATCATAGAAGCCATTTGCTCCCGCGTAATCGGGCTATTCGGCTTGAAGGAGCCGTCCGTCATGCCCGCCACGATGCCCGCTTTGCTTGCAGCCCCGATATAAGCCGCCAGGACTGTCGACGAATTAACGTCCTTGAACTTCGCTGCGGCCGAACGGTCTCCCGTGAGCCCTAGGCCTTTTGCGATGAACATCGCGAAGTCGCCCCGCATAATGGCTTTATCCGGCGCAAAGGCGGTCAAGGTGCTGCCTTCGACGATGTATTTGTTGGCAAGCAAGAGAATATCATTGCGCGCCCAATGCTTATTCAGATCGGTGTAGCTGACCGCTCCTTTTACAACGGCATACACGCTATTGCCTTTGCGCTTGAACGTGATGACCGACTGTCCGCCGACTTGCGTCACCTGAGTCGGTGCATAGGAGAGCTTGCCCGTCTGCGGATCCATCCATACGACAGATACTTGTCTGCCGTCCAGACCGCCGGTTGTCTTAATCGTACGCGTAACAAAACCGCTGAAATCGCTGACGCTCTTCGTCTGTCCGTTGCTTGATACCGCAAGCTCGAAGCTGACCGGGTTCACAAGCGTCTGCGCTCTTGTCCCGTTTAATTGCGTCGTAAGCGCCGTTCCCAGCGAGCCGGCGTTCGTATCAATGGATACGATCAGTTGGCCGACTGCTCCGCCCGCGTTCATCATTTGCGCAAGCTGGGTGAAATTAAGCGCGCTGAGCGGAATCTCGTACGTGACCGATTTGTAAGCAACCGCGATCGAGGCGTTGGATGTTGCCTTCTTCACGTCCTCCAGCGCGCCTAGCGGAAGCGCGACGGAAGCCGCGTTCTCGGTCGATGGTACCGTGAATACGACCCTAGGCACCATGCCGCCTACTGATCGGATGGCATTGTAGGCAGACGTTACTTTCTCTGCCGTCAGAACGAATTGATTCACTGATGTGCCTGCAGGCGATACCGTCTGTGTTGTCGTTGCCGCGGTTGTCTTAATGGACAGTCCGCCGTCTGCAGCCGCTTCATAGTCATTGCCGGTATTGTCGGCCCACGTCGTCTGATTCGCGACGCTGACATCTGTGAAGGAAGCCGGCATCGCGCCTGTGGTGGAGCGCGGCCCAACGCCGTTGTTGCTGTAGCTGACTTTCACCGCATCGCCTATGCCAACCGGCGTATACAAGCTGAGGACAACGGACGAGCCGCTGATTGCTGCGCTCGATACCGGGCGGATTCCATTATTCACCTTCACCGAGAATTGCGTCGTGGAGACCGAGTACGACGTATTCAGCGGGGACGCGAAGCTGATCGTTACCGTACTGCCTTTGGCTATAATGCCGTTCAAGGCAAGTGTCGTTGCCGATCCGCCCGTCTTAACGCCGCTGAAGGCAGGGGCGGAATTACCGCCAAGATCCGTCAGGGCTGGTGAGCCGCCCACGTAAGAAACTAAAACAACATCTGCCGCGGTTGTTGAAGAGGCAAGTGTCAAGGTCACCTGCATGCCATTAACAGAGACGGAATAGACTGATCGCGCCGAGCCGTTTACGGTCACATAAAATGAGGATGCCGGTGGAACCAGCGCGCCGTTCATGGCTTCGTCGTAAATAAGCGTAACTATCGCGCCCGAGACTGTAATGTTTTGCAGAATAGGTGCCTTCGTGTCCTGCCCATTCAGTATGTAGAAGCCGCTGAATGCTGGAAGGGCATTATTCGACATGTCCCGAAGAGGATAGGAAGAAGGCGAGTACGACAAAGTCACGTTTTGTCCTATCGTTACTGCATTTCCGCTGATTGTAAGAAAGACCGAGCTTCCCGAACTCGATATTTGCGTAACTGAGCGAGAGTATCCGTCAATCGTTACCGCGAACTGCGAGTACGCATTAGGACTGAGTTCTACGATCTCCTCACTGAGCGTCAATATAATGATGTTCCCACTGATCAAGCCGCTGACTTGCTTCGGCACAGTCGTGTCTGGAACATTGGTAACATTGATGTTGGAGAAATTAGCCGCTGATGTACCAGCAAGGTCTTTAATCGGATTTGTTCCGGCCGAGTATGAGACCTTAATTACCTGGCCATATGCAGCAGGAGTCTGAAGCGTAAGCGTGACGACCTGCCCGCTAATGGAAACGCCGGTTATTGTGCGGCCTGCTCCGTTAACGGTTACATAGAAGTTTGCTGGAAACGGCGTTGTCGCTACACTGTTATTCAAATTTTTGTTAAATGTAATGGCTATCTTGCTGTATCCAATTAAATCAGCTTTAGTGACTGAAGGCGCACCCGTCGAAGAATTCGATGTCCGAAAAGTCCACTGGTACTGATTCAAAATACCGTCGAATGCATTTCCTGCCATGTCAGTCACAGCTCCAGCAGCGATTTCCACGTAATACTCCGTGGATGCAGCCATATTTCCGTTGACGGTAATAACCAACTTGCTATTATTGTTTGGGTCGATGGAGAATGACGCAGCAATGACGTCTGCAGCGGTACCTCCAATACGTTTGATCTTTATCGCGGAAGCATTCGATCCCAATTGGATGGGCTCGCTAAACATAGCTTCCAGCTTCACACCTAGAAGCGGTACATCCGTAGCTCCACTAGCCGGATTTTGTGCCACAATCGCAGGTTTGATGTTATCCTGCGTGACCGTGAACTGCCAGCCTCCCGAACCTTGAATGCCGACAAAATAGTTGCCTTTGGCATCAGAAAATGCCTGACCCCCAATTTCCACGTAGTAGGCATTGTTACTCACATACACTATACTCGCATCTGTGACCGTAATTTTAGATGTCCCGCCTCCGTTTACCTTATCGGAAGTGACAGGCAAGCTAGCGAATACTGCACCAGACGGCGATGATCGGATAATAATATTCCCCGTTCCCGGATATACCGGCTCCGAAAAATTCATTTCAAGGCTTAGTGTCTGCGTGGCTTGTGTCCCCAGTGGTTTGCGGTCTGCAAGCAGCGTTGGCGGCGTCATGTCGTTACCCGGATCGGTAATGAAACTCCAAGTCCGAGCATCCGAAATACCTTGATACTGTTTAGACGGTGAGTACGTATCCTTAAAAGCACCCGCATCGATCAAAACGTAGAAACCTCTGCTCGGAGCCAAATCAGCGGGCGGATTTACGATAACATCCGTCCCCCCTGCATTAGGAACATAGCTCACATAACCGGAGTTAGCATCGATCGTTTGAACGATGGCATTATCGGCTATATTGCGAATGGTGATACTCCCCGTATTCGCTGATACTTTTCCGGGGAAGCTTAACGTAAGATTAGTCGACACGCTAACCGCGTATGCATTATTGGCCGGGGTCAGTGTTGGATCTCCTAATGGTGGGGCCCCAGTAGTAAACCGCCACTGCGCTGAACTAACGCCAATGAACTTGTTTCCCGATGCATCCTGAAATGAACCATTTGGTACAATGACTTCATAAGTGCTATTGCCTTGCAACGTGTTATTCAGCGTAATACTGATAAATTCTGTCGAACTTCCAACCACTCCTGGTGCGTTGACACTGATGGATTGCATATCACCGGGTTGAGCGATATTTGTTACCGTAATATTCCCATTTGCAGCGTAAACTGGCTCGCTGAAGCGCAGCGTAAGCTTCGTGCTCACTCCTGCTACCGCTCCATTAGCCGGTTTGAAGGGAACTGTAGTATCAAGTGAAGGCGGCGTTACATCCGCTGACGCAATCGTTGTGAAACTCCAGCTGACCGCGCTTGTCAATCCGGCGAAGTTCGCACCATTTCCCTCGTTTGCAAAAGCTCCTTGGTCAATGGTAACGTAGTAACTGGTGTTAAGAGCAAAATTCGTGCTTGGCGTAATCGTCACGAGATTCTTGTTCGTACCCGTCCCGACAGCGATTTTACTGTCCGTCGCGACTACATACGATTCAAACACTACGTTGT encodes:
- a CDS encoding sensor histidine kinase, with product MEDSKYQIFEICESARKEMFSLGQELNEVLAEAAAIIDKVDQLELEYRRARMRLTEVSRDFVRYKEEDIKTAYEKATQLQLELMVFREKETYLKARRDELQQRVRGVEKSIERAESIASQINVVLEYLSGDLNQVTRILESAKNRQQIGLKIILAQEEERKRIAREIHDGPAQSLANLVLRTEIAERMLVKQEFQIVHEELIDLKSQVRSGIEEIRKIIFNLRPMALDDLGLVPTLRKYIQDYEEKSRIRTMFDTIGKEIRLPSAMEAGIYRMVQEAFSNAFKHANPSYVSLEITFQAQMVKIVVKDNGVGFHADLIESRAKNSVHFGLIGMRERVELLEGRMEIESAIDQGTKITIHIPINAETRKE
- a CDS encoding stalk domain-containing protein; translation: MHSVGKKNDKPVRNGRRLLVWTLGAALLTQPLLIALPAFASAADNDTAIQMAVQQQLVRVSEEMITAGAKRVDYSWTSKPGAGAVLSNVHVIEVDLNNPYVKLDVMNGKAGSVSGVSSVGNMVSKSGAVAGVNGDYFNTANGKGSPIGAEVQGGSLVVSPSKLTGMYAFAVTADHKPTIDTYSFEGAVTAGDGTTFALTGINKAAYKTEPDDGYSHANAMYIYTSAWTQSRPDASDSSTTPTEVLVQNGVVTQFADNAMITGTVPADGYILRTHGKAAQYAREHLQIGTAVTASYNLIAQSTGQKVDANALQMLIGGHTILVDQGAAAKFSRSTSSISPNSDRARTALGYTKDGQKVLIITVEDSGSSQGVTLAELQQLMVKLGVWRGMNLDGGGSTTMVSRPLGETATQLSFPTEYGSTQRQVANGLGVFSTAPAGPLMGIKASGSSVLFIGQQASYALKAYDTFYNPVDPGTMTPQWSANASFGAFAGNTFTATKAGQTTITVKSGKVTDKWGVEIIGGDAISLMSVDASSLVLEQGKTLSVPVHVTLNDGRKLTVPSSSVKWELRGFKGTVQDGVLTIDSVNPDAAAGYVIAHYDGFSSMAVLATGTDKKFDNFETQTYPISFQGTNGVGGTAAVVTGLPGTNVSGVLQLQYDFTNGSGTKAAYAVLNGTGRKVEGNPSAMSIDVMGDGSLNWVRAEFIDSKGAAHLVTLAKQVDWVGWKSLKVNLPADEMAYPVTLKRLYVASLEDGQDERQLTGAIGYDNIAFQYAAVVAEPPHKRIDLKLGSKSAAVGGQPYKLDVAPLLLQGTTYLPLRFVTEAMGAQVDWDAALKRVTVLRGNQLLEMRVGQQDYVLTGTRKQSDVAPITRSGRTLVPIRLVSEQLGLHVNWDGKLGTITVE
- a CDS encoding Ig-like domain-containing protein, coding for MFKTPLAEAAAAGPAISSLSPSANTTNVPLNTNLIIAFDENVRKGTGGATIQIRRQLDNVVFESYVVATDSKIAVGTGTNKNLVTITPSTNFALNTSYYVTIDQGAFANEGNGANFAGLTSAVSWSFTTIASADVTPPSLDTTVPFKPANGAVAGVSTKLTLRFSEPVYAANGNITVTNIAQPGDMQSISVNAPGVVGSSTEFISITLNNTLQGNSTYEVIVPNGSFQDASGNKFIGVSSAQWRFTTGAPPLGDPTLTPANNAYAVSVSTNLTLSFPGKVSANTGSITIRNIADNAIVQTIDANSGYVSYVPNAGGTDVIVNPPADLAPSRGFYVLIDAGAFKDTYSPSKQYQGISDARTWSFITDPGNDMTPPTLLADRKPLGTQATQTLSLEMNFSEPVYPGTGNIIIRSSPSGAVFASLPVTSDKVNGGGTSKITVTDASIVYVSNNAYYVEIGGQAFSDAKGNYFVGIQGSGGWQFTVTQDNIKPAIVAQNPASGATDVPLLGVKLEAMFSEPIQLGSNASAIKIKRIGGTAADVIAASFSIDPNNNSKLVITVNGNMAASTEYYVEIAAGAVTDMAGNAFDGILNQYQWTFRTSNSSTGAPSVTKADLIGYSKIAITFNKNLNNSVATTPFPANFYVTVNGAGRTITGVSISGQVVTLTLQTPAAYGQVIKVSYSAGTNPIKDLAGTSAANFSNINVTNVPDTTVPKQVSGLISGNIIILTLSEEIVELSPNAYSQFAVTIDGYSRSVTQISSSGSSVFLTISGNAVTIGQNVTLSYSPSSYPLRDMSNNALPAFSGFYILNGQDTKAPILQNITVSGAIVTLIYDEAMNGALVPPASSFYVTVNGSARSVYSVSVNGMQVTLTLASSTTAADVVLVSYVGGSPALTDLGGNSAPAFSGVKTGGSATTLALNGIIAKGSTVTISFASPLNTSYSVSTTQFSVKVNNGIRPVSSAAISGSSVVLSLYTPVGIGDAVKVSYSNNGVGPRSTTGAMPASFTDVSVANQTTWADNTGNDYEAAADGGLSIKTTAATTTQTVSPAGTSVNQFVLTAEKVTSAYNAIRSVGGMVPRVVFTVPSTENAASVALPLGALEDVKKATSNASIAVAYKSVTYEIPLSALNFTQLAQMMNAGGAVGQLIVSIDTNAGSLGTALTTQLNGTRAQTLVNPVSFELAVSSNGQTKSVSDFSGFVTRTIKTTGGLDGRQVSVVWMDPQTGKLSYAPTQVTQVGGQSVITFKRKGNSVYAVVKGAVSYTDLNKHWARNDILLLANKYIVEGSTLTAFAPDKAIMRGDFAMFIAKGLGLTGDRSAAAKFKDVNSSTVLAAYIGAASKAGIVAGMTDGSFKPNSPITREQMASMMVRAASAAGVQISLKSNAADTLKKFKDRGKIGTWAQSDVAKAVEAAIINGQTANTFGGKKNATRAEAAVMVKRLLAYVDFLDI